A single genomic interval of Carettochelys insculpta isolate YL-2023 chromosome 28, ASM3395843v1, whole genome shotgun sequence harbors:
- the CNP gene encoding 2',3'-cyclic-nucleotide 3'-phosphodiesterase isoform X1: MNRGFTRKSHTFLPKIFRKMSTQSSKDRPENLQFPFFDDDATISTVKESKTLFILRGLPGSGKSTLARAIQDQYKDACKVISADNYKITPAVRSSIPEDYSKLDEDLVDYCKRDISIVVVDDTHHERERLDQLFDIADKYQYQVLFVEPKTPWKMDCLQLKDKNQWKLSVEDLKKMKPSLEKDLLPLYYGWFLSKKSSESLRKTGQAFLDELGSLKVFKKESKYFLPVEDPKVKLDLTSYFAKRPPSVLHCTTKFTDFGKAMGADEYAQQEVVKASYGKTFTLTISALFLTTKTAGARVELSEQELLLWPGDVDKILPTDSLPKGSRAHVTLGCASGIEPVQTGIDLLEFVKLEKAGNKGDEVEEVGGGKLLYFGNGMWMLLLSKKIEVKAIFSGYYGKGKLVPTQGGNKRGSAFNSCTII, from the exons aaCAGAGGCTTTACCCGGAAGAGCCATACATTCCTGCCTAAAATATTCAGAAAAATGTCTACTCAGTCATCAAAGGacagacctgaaaatctgcagtTTCCATTCTTTGACGATGATGCTACCATTTCTACAGTTAAAGAATCTAAAACCctttttatcctcagaggcctgCCTGGCAGCGGGAAATCCACCCTTGCCCGGGCTATTCAAGATCAGTATAAGGATGCTTGCAAGGTCATTTCTGCCGATAATTATAAAATTACACCTGCTGTAAGGAGCTCCATTCCTGAAGATTATTCAAAGTTGGATGAGGATTTAGTTGACTATTGCAAACGAGACATCAGTATTGTTGTTGTGGATGATACTCACCATGAACGGGAACGGTTAGATCAACTCTTTGATATTGCTGACAAATACCAATACCAAGTCCTCTTTGTTGAGCCCAAAACACCTTGGAAGATGGATTGCTTGCAGCTTAAGGATAAGAATCAGTGGAAACTCTCTGTGGAAGATCTGAAGAAGATGAAACCAAGCTTGGAGAAAGATCTCCTACCTTTGTATTATGGATGGTTTTTGAGCAAAAAGAGTTCTGAGAGCTTGAGGAAGACTGGGCAAGCCTTTTTAGATGAGCTTGGAAGCCTTAAAGTATTCAAAAAGGAGTCTAAGTACT TTCTTCCTGTTGAAGATCCCAAAGTAAAACTGGACCTGACCAGCTACTTTGCAAAAAGGCCACCCAGCGTCCTGCACTGCACCACAAAATTTACTGACTTTGGAAAGGCTATGGGAGCTGACGAATATGCACAACAAGAA gtTGTGAAGGCTTCCTATGGAAAAACTTTTACCCTGACTATCTCTGCGCTGTTCCTCACCACGAAAACCGCAGGCGCTCGCGTGGAACTCAGCGAGCAAGAACTGCTGCTGTGGCCTGGTGACGTGGACAAGATCCTGCCTACGGACAGCCTGCCCAAAGGCAGCCGGGCTCATGTTACGCTGGGATGTGCCAGTGGCATCGAACCAGTCCAGACTGGGATTGACTTGCTGGAATTCGTCAAGCTGGAAAAGGCAGGGAACAAAGGGGATGAAGTTGAGGAAGTTGGTGGAGGGAAATTGCTGTACTTCGGTAACGGCATGTGGATGCTCCTGCTTTCTAAAAAGATCGAAGTGAAGGCTATTTTCTCAGGTTACTATGGCAAGGGAAAGCTAGTGCCTACTCAGGGAGGTAACAAGCGAGGTTCTGCCTTTAATTCCTGCACTATCATCTAA
- the CNP gene encoding 2',3'-cyclic-nucleotide 3'-phosphodiesterase isoform X2, protein MSTQSSKDRPENLQFPFFDDDATISTVKESKTLFILRGLPGSGKSTLARAIQDQYKDACKVISADNYKITPAVRSSIPEDYSKLDEDLVDYCKRDISIVVVDDTHHERERLDQLFDIADKYQYQVLFVEPKTPWKMDCLQLKDKNQWKLSVEDLKKMKPSLEKDLLPLYYGWFLSKKSSESLRKTGQAFLDELGSLKVFKKESKYFLPVEDPKVKLDLTSYFAKRPPSVLHCTTKFTDFGKAMGADEYAQQEVVKASYGKTFTLTISALFLTTKTAGARVELSEQELLLWPGDVDKILPTDSLPKGSRAHVTLGCASGIEPVQTGIDLLEFVKLEKAGNKGDEVEEVGGGKLLYFGNGMWMLLLSKKIEVKAIFSGYYGKGKLVPTQGGNKRGSAFNSCTII, encoded by the exons ATGTCTACTCAGTCATCAAAGGacagacctgaaaatctgcagtTTCCATTCTTTGACGATGATGCTACCATTTCTACAGTTAAAGAATCTAAAACCctttttatcctcagaggcctgCCTGGCAGCGGGAAATCCACCCTTGCCCGGGCTATTCAAGATCAGTATAAGGATGCTTGCAAGGTCATTTCTGCCGATAATTATAAAATTACACCTGCTGTAAGGAGCTCCATTCCTGAAGATTATTCAAAGTTGGATGAGGATTTAGTTGACTATTGCAAACGAGACATCAGTATTGTTGTTGTGGATGATACTCACCATGAACGGGAACGGTTAGATCAACTCTTTGATATTGCTGACAAATACCAATACCAAGTCCTCTTTGTTGAGCCCAAAACACCTTGGAAGATGGATTGCTTGCAGCTTAAGGATAAGAATCAGTGGAAACTCTCTGTGGAAGATCTGAAGAAGATGAAACCAAGCTTGGAGAAAGATCTCCTACCTTTGTATTATGGATGGTTTTTGAGCAAAAAGAGTTCTGAGAGCTTGAGGAAGACTGGGCAAGCCTTTTTAGATGAGCTTGGAAGCCTTAAAGTATTCAAAAAGGAGTCTAAGTACT TTCTTCCTGTTGAAGATCCCAAAGTAAAACTGGACCTGACCAGCTACTTTGCAAAAAGGCCACCCAGCGTCCTGCACTGCACCACAAAATTTACTGACTTTGGAAAGGCTATGGGAGCTGACGAATATGCACAACAAGAA gtTGTGAAGGCTTCCTATGGAAAAACTTTTACCCTGACTATCTCTGCGCTGTTCCTCACCACGAAAACCGCAGGCGCTCGCGTGGAACTCAGCGAGCAAGAACTGCTGCTGTGGCCTGGTGACGTGGACAAGATCCTGCCTACGGACAGCCTGCCCAAAGGCAGCCGGGCTCATGTTACGCTGGGATGTGCCAGTGGCATCGAACCAGTCCAGACTGGGATTGACTTGCTGGAATTCGTCAAGCTGGAAAAGGCAGGGAACAAAGGGGATGAAGTTGAGGAAGTTGGTGGAGGGAAATTGCTGTACTTCGGTAACGGCATGTGGATGCTCCTGCTTTCTAAAAAGATCGAAGTGAAGGCTATTTTCTCAGGTTACTATGGCAAGGGAAAGCTAGTGCCTACTCAGGGAGGTAACAAGCGAGGTTCTGCCTTTAATTCCTGCACTATCATCTAA